DNA from Variovorax sp. V213:
TGCTGCGCTCGCGGGCGCCGTGGGCACCACCGCAGATGGCGGCACCACGGGCTTGGTGACGACCCCTTCTGCGGGCGCAGGCGCGGTCGCGAGAGAGGTGGCCCCGCTCGCCGGCCCCACCGGCGGAATTACGCGCAACACCTGGCCGACTTCGATCAGGTCGGGATTCTCGAGATTGTTCCAGCGAACGATGTTCTGCCAGCTTTGGCCCGTTTCGTTTCCGATGCGGCGAATCGTGTCGCCGGGGCGCACGGTGTAGTAGCCCGGCTTGCCATAGTTTTCGATGCCCGGAAGCGGCTTGCCCGAGGCATCGGTGGTGATGAGCGGGCCACCGGGTGCCGCACCGGGCGCACGCGTCATGGTGCCGCGGTCTTCGACCGGTGCCGGCCCTCGCGGTGCGGCGCAGCCTGCGATCACGAGCACAACGGCCAACGTGATACCAGCGCACCAACTCCGATTGCCAAAACCCTGCATTTGTTGTTCCTTCAAGCGATGCCCGATTTTAGGGGGACAAAGTGAACCGCCTCAAGAATGCGGCGCTCGAGTCCGCGGGCGGTTTTATCGATGACGACGAGGGCCTGTCCGCCCCCCGCCGATTGCGTGGGCGCGACGATGCGTCCGCCCACGGCGAGTTGTTCGGTCCAGGCTTCCGGAACCGCTTCGCCGCCCGCCGCGGCGATGATGCCCGCGTACGGAGCGCCCTTGGCATAGCCGACCATGCCGTCACCCAGCATCAGGTGCACCGTTGCCAACCGGAAGTGCCGCAGATTGGCGCGTGCGCGCTCGTGCAGGCCGCGCAGGCGCTCGATGCTGTAGACCTCCGTGGCCACATGGTTCAGCACCGCCGCCTGGTAACCGCAGCCGGTGCCGATTTCCAGCACGCGCCCCAGGCGCTCCTGCGGCTTGCCGGCCAGCGCGGGCGCGCCCAGCAGGAGCTCGATCATTCGAGCCACCACGCTCGGTTTGGAGATGGTCTGACCCAGGCCGATGGGCAGGCTCGTGTCCTCGTACGCCTGGTTGACCAGTGCACTGTCGACGAAGCGATGCCGCTCTACCGCGCCCAATGCGCGCAGCACGCGCGGATCGGTGATGCCCTGGGCGGCAAGTTTCTGCACCATGCGCGCGCGCACGGCGTCGGAAGCCATCGATGGCGTGGTCGGCACCATCGGCTTCGCCGGCACAGCGGGCAACCGCCCGCGCGTGGCGGCTGAAGCAGTGGGTGTCAGGCGAACCGGGAATCCAGGCCGTTGCGTGGCCATGTCAATTGCCGAGACGGGCAACCGTCTCGCGCCATTGCCCCAGGTTGGCATGGTCTGTCAGGTCGATCTGCAGCGGCGTCAATGCAATGTGGCCGGCCGCGGTGGCATGAAAGTCGGTGCCCTCGCCGCTGTCCTTGGCGCCACCGGCGCCTGCGATCCAGTACATGGTCTCGCCGCGCGGGCTTTCCTGCGTGATCACTTTTTCCGCCGCATGGCGGCGGCCCAGCCGGCACACCGTCATCGGCTTGAGCTCGTCGAAGGGCCGGTTCGGCACATTCACGTTGAGCAGGAACGCTCCGCCATCGAGCATGCGCTCTCGCTCGATCTGCTGCACCAGCCGCCGCGCCACCTGGGCGGCCGCATCGACATGCGCCCAGCCTTTTTCGATCTGGGAGAACGCGATGGCCGGAATGCCGAACAGATACGCCTCCATTGCCGCGCCCACGGTGCCCGAATAAATGGTGTCGTCGCCCATGTTGGCGCCGTTGTTGATGCCGGAAACCACCAGGTCGGGCCGGTAGTCGAGCAACCCCTTGAGCGCGATGTGCACGCAGTCGGCCGGCGTGCCTGTCACATAGCGAAAACCGTTGTGTGCCTTGTGCACGTAGAGAGGTGCCGCCAGGGTGAGCGCATTCGATTTGGCGCTGTTGTTGTGCTCGGGTGCAACCACCTCGACATCGGCGATGTCTTTCAGAGCGTCGTGCAATGCGACGATGCCCGGTGCCTGAAAGCCATCGTCATTGGAAATAAGTATCTTCATGGTGCTTTTCGGTGCCCCGGATTGTAGGCGCCGGGTGCGTCGCAGCAGGGACAAGGGCGCCCTGCCGTGCCCCCTATCATCGCCTCGCATTCATTGCCCACACACGACTGATTCAAAGGAGACCCGAGCATGCACGCATGGCTTTGCGAAAACCCCACCGGCGTCGATGCGCTGACCTGGAAAGAACTGCCCACACCGGTGCCGGGTCCGGGCCAGGTGCTGATCGAGATCAGGGCGGCGAGCCTGAACTTTCCCGACCTGCTGATCGTCCAGAACAAATACCAGATCAAGCCGCCGCTGCCCTTCGTGCCAGGCTCGGAATATGCAGGCGTGGTCCAGGCAGTGGGCGAAGGCGTCACGCATCTGAAGGTAGGACAGAACGTGGCGTGCCTCTCGGGCACGGGCGGGTTTGCAACCCACACGCTGGCCCCGGCCGCGCTTTGCATGCCGCTGCCGGAAGGCTTCGGCCACGTCGATGCGGCGGCGTTCATCATGATCTATGCCACCTCATGGCATGCATTGATGGACCGCGCGCAATTGAAGGCCGGAGAAACCGTGCTCGTGCTCGGCGCTGCTGGCGGCGTGGGCACCGCGGCGATCCAGATCGCAAAGGCGGCGGGCGCCAAAGTAATAGCAGCGGCTTCGACCGACGAGAAATGCGAACTCTGCCGCTCCATTGGCGCCGACGCCACAATCAACTACACGACGCACGCGCTTCCAGGCGGCTTTCGCGACGCCATCAAGGCCGCGACCGACGGCAAGGGGCCCGATGTCATTTACGACCCGGTGGGCGGCGATTTCGCAGAGCCGGCATTTCGTTCGATTGCCTGGCGCGGGCGCTATTTGGTCGTTGGCTTTGCCTCGGGCCCGATTCCATCGCTGCCATTGAATCTGACGCTGTTGAAAGGCGCCTCGCTGGTCGGCGTGTTCTGGGGCGATTTCGCCAAGCGCGAGCCCAAGGCCAATGCGCAAATGATGGCCGAATTGGCCCACTGGTACGGCCAGGGAAAGATCAAGCCGGTGATCGACAGCACCGTGCCGATGGCGCAATTGAAGGCCGCCTATGCCCACATGGGCTCGCGCGGCGTCAAAGGTAAACTCGTGATGGTGAACTGAACGCGCCGCGCGGCATCGGTTCCTTACCCAATAAAAAAGCCCGCGCATGCGGGCTTTTTTTATCGGGGCCAGAGGCCTCGCCAGAGGCTTACTTGATCTCGAATTCGGTCAGCGACTTGCCGGCGGCCAATGCTTCGGTGACCCAACGCGGCTTGCGGCCACGGCCGCCGGACCAGGTTTCGCCAGTCGGGCCGCGGTATTTGGCGGCTGCCTTGGCGGCGGGAACCCCGGCGCTGCGCTTGACCGAGGCGCCGCGTGCGCTGAGTTTCAGGTCAGAAGCCGTCAAACCGTATTCGGCGATCTTTCTGCGCACATCGTCAATGACGCCAGCGCGCTCTTCGTTGCGAAGGTCTTCGGCCTGCTTGCGCAATTGCGCAATCTGCTCGTCGTACTTCTTGATCTGAGAATTGATATCGGCAAGGGTCGAAGCCATATTGGACTCCTGAAAATTGGAAACGGGGCGGATTTTAATTCAATTCCAATTTAAAACAAGCAGGCCGTGGCGAGAAAAAGGCACCCGCGCCCACGGATTGCGGCAGTGCACGATCGAAAGCTTGCCGGCATGGACGTTTATCGAACAAAAAGGAAGGGGGGGAAACTCCAAGCACCGGCTGAAGCGGTAGTCGGAAATGACAACGCCGGGGCGGGCCCGGCGTAGTGGTTTCCATGGACGCTATTGCGCAATAGCAGTCAGGAAGATATTTTGGGGTGGCTGATGGGACTCGAACCCACGACGACCAGAATCACAATCTGGGACTCTACCAGCTGAGCTACAGCCACCGCAGAGCCCGCAATTGTAGCGGTAAAAATGGCTGTTTTCGCCGTCCCTGCAGGTGCAGGCCCCTGAAAAATCTTCTCACCCCGTCGCCAAGGGGCCGGCTGGCGCCGCCTCCTTGATCTTGATCGAGCCGTCCGGCCGTTCGAAAGTACCGATCAGCAGGCCGCTGGCAAGCGCATGTTCGCGCAGCGCATTGAAGATTTCATCACGCCCGGGCGCAGCGGAAAACAAAGGCGCGCCACCGAGCGCAAATAGCTGGAAGGCGTAGCGGTGCGTGCCGTGCCCCGGCGGCGGATCGGGCGGCAGCCAGGCCGCCTGCAACCCGGAATTGCGTCCGACGTGCAATCCGGCGGCGCCCTCGTTGTCGCGGCTTGGAATGGCCGCCTCGTCGAGCTTGCCTTCGCTCGGCCGCAGCCCCACCACGATCGCGTGCACCAGCGGATTCGGTGTCGGGGAGTCGGCATCCTCGACCACCAGCACCAACGAAGTCGTTTCAGCCGGAAGATTGTCCCATTGCAGCGGCGGCGAGACGCCTTCGCCGTCCGCCGTATAGCGCGGCGGAAGAGGTGCATGGTCCACAAAGGCCACGCTGGTCAATACGATCGACGCCATGCCCCGGCGCATGCCCAGCGCATTGAAAATGATCTTGTCCAGTCCCGCGCGCATGCCGTGCAGCGCGTGGCCGATGACTTCAGGCAATTTTTCGAGCATGGCCTCGGTATAGCGCTGCGCGGCGCGGTGGCCTGTAGGACGCTACAGCATGCGCGGCATGGCGGCCTGCACCAAAATTCCCGAGCTGCGGCTCGTTGGCTTCACCGCGCCCGCCTCGTGTATTGCTCCGCTATCATGAATGCCGCCTGCACCGACGGCGCAGGCGTTCCCAGAGCATCCATTTCACCGCCAAAGGATTTTTCATGAGCATCGTCTGGACTATTCTGATCGGGTTCATCGTGGGTCTCGTGGCACGCGCCGTCAAGCCGGGCGACGATTCCGCGGGCTTCATCGTGACCACCCTGATCGGGGTTGCGGGATCGTTGATCGTGACCTATGTCGGCCAGGCCCTCGGCTGGTACACGGCGGGACAAGGTGCGGGCTTCATCGCGTCCGTGCTCGGTGCGATCGTGCTGCTGGTTCTCTACGGCCTGATCAAGCGCAAGAGCTAGCAGTACGAGAGGTAGTGCGGGCCGTGCCGCGCAAACCAAGGGCTAGGCATCACGTCTACGTGGTGGAACTCGACGACCGCGTATGGAATCACGGCCGCTTCAGGCGCGCCAACCCCGACTACCAGCTCGGCAAGCCTTTTGTGTATGTGGGAATGACCGGGCTCGACCCGGACATCCGCTTCGACAAGCACAAGGCCGGCATCCAGGCCAACAGCTTCGTCCAGGCCTTCGGCCAGAGGCTGCTGCCTGCCCTGTACGAACGCTACAACCCGATGAGCTACGAGGACGCGCGATCGATGGAGGTCGAACTCGGCATCGCGCTGCGCAAGAACGGCTACGGCGTCTGGCAGGCCTGAGGCTTGTGCTTCCTCAGGCGTAGGTCACCCAGCCCTCGTAAGCCGGGCCGTCCAGATGCGGCAGCGTGTTGTACGTCACCAGCATGTGGCGCTTGGGCGTGAAGGCAAACTCGGTCACCGACGTATTGCGGATGCGGAGATTGAGTTCGATCGTGGTTTCAGGGCTCGTGCCAAGCACGTGGCCGACGGCCGTGCTGATCGGTCCACCGCTCGACACCACCAGCACCTTGGCGCCATGGTGCCGATCGCGCACATGGTCCAGCGCCGTCGTCACGCCGGCCAGAAAGTCGACGTAGCTCGGCATGCCGGCAGGTTCCGTCTTGCCTTGCATCCATGCGCCCAGGCCATCGCGCAGGAGTCGAAAGTGGTGCCGGTACATCTCGGGCGAATCGGGCTTCTCGAGCTTGCCCTCGTGAATGGTGGCAATGAGCGCTTCGCTGTCGTACTCGTTGAGCCCCGGCCAAGGGAGCACGTCATCGCGCTGGAGGCCGAGCCCTTCGGCAATGCCCTCCCAGGTCTGGCGATGGCGCTTCAGCGTACCGGTGATCACCGCATCGAAATGCATACCGCGCTCGCGCCAGTATTCGCCGAGGCGCACCGACTGCCTGCGCCCGAGCTCGCTCAGGTTGTCATAGTCGGCGGCGCCGAAGCTGGCCTGGCCGTGGCGCACGAGATAGAGGGTTCCCATGCAACGGATTCTGGCAACAAGCGCATGGCGCGCTTGTCCCACGTGCGACGACGCGCCGGGTCAGCGACCCGAACGCGACACCACGTGCATCACCGGGCCGCCGCGGGCAACGTATCCGCCGGCTTCGGCACCAGGATCTCGGCCTTGAAACGTTCCTTGAGCAGGTTGTAGTACGCGAGCTCTTCCGCCGCGGTCACCGATTGGCCGACCTGCGCGTTTTCCTGCTGCGCCTGCTCCGGCGCCGACGGCGTGCGCGGAACGACCTTGGTCACCCGCACCACCGCATAGCCCTGGGTGCCCAGGTCCACACCCACCAGTGCGGGCAGCTTGGCTGCGTCGGCGCGCAGCGCGGCGTCGATGACCGAAATGGGTTGATTCTGTGCTTCGCGGCGCGACACCGTGACCGGCGCGCCGAACGTTGCACCGTCGGCCTTCGCGGTCCAGGCGGCGAGCTTGGCTTCACCCTCGGCCTTGGCCATGACCGCGGCGCGCTCGGTGACGAGTTGCGCACGGATCTTGTCCTTGACTTCGGCCAGGGGCATGGGTCGCGCGGGCGTGTATTGGGTCACGCGGCCGGCTGCGAGCTGGTTGGAGCCGACCTCGATCGCCTCGGTGTTCTGCTTGCGCTCCAGCGAGTCGGCGGCGAACAGTGCGCTCAGGAAATTGCGGTTTGCCAGCACGCCGGCAACACCGGGTGCGGGCGTGCGTGCGACATTGCTTGCGGTCTGGATCGTGAGCTTCAGCTTTTCGGCCGCCGGCTTGAGACTGTCCGGCTGCTGATAGACCGCATCGGTGAAGGCTTCCGCGGCCTTGGCAAATTCCTGTGTGGCCTGCTGCGCGCGGACCTCGTTCTCGATGGTGGCACGCACCTGTTCGAACGGCGGCACCACGGCCGGCTTGATGTCGGCAAGGCGGATGATGTGATAGCCGAACTCGGTTTCGATCACGTCGCTGATGTCACCCTTCTTGAGCGCGAACATCGCGTCTTCGAAAGGCTTGACCATCGCACCGCGCGTCACGAAGTCGAGGTCGCCGCCCTTCTCCGCCGACCCGGGGTCTTGCGAATTCTTGCGCGCAACGTCGGCAAAGGTGGCGGGCGCCTTCTTCACTTCAGCCAGCAGCTGCTCGGCCTTGGCCTTCGCCTTGGCGCGATCGGCCGCCGATGCGCTGGCCGGCGCGGTGATCAGGATGTGGCTGGCGCGGCGCTCTTCCTTGGTGCCGAAGCGCGCCGTGTTCTGTTCGTAGTAGGTCTTGAGATCGGCCTCGTTGACCGAGACGTTCTTCTTGGCCGCCTCGATGTCGAGCACCAGGTATTCGATGCTGGCCTGCTCGGGCGACTGGAACTGCGCCGTATGGGCCTTGTAGTAGGCCTCCACATCGGCGTCGCTGACCGTCACCTTCGACGCGAAGCTTTCGGGGGTGAAGCGTGCGACCTGGATCTCGCGCCTGTCATAGAAGGCGTTGATCGTGGCCGCGGCCAGCGCGGGCGGCGTGAACGCCGTGCCGGAGATGCCCAGCAGCACCTGCTGCGTGGCCAGGTCGGCGCGCATCGCGGCTTCGTATTGCTCGGGGGTGCGGCCCGTCACGCGCTGGAAGGTCTCGCGGTCGAACTTGCCGTCCGGCGTACGGAATGCGGCAAGCCCTGCATCCTGTGCGAAGAGTCGCGTCAAGCGCTCTTCGGAAACCGTCACGTTCGACTTGGCCGCCGCCGCGGCCAGCACGCGATCGCGCACCATGCGCTCCAGCGTGCCGTAGCGCATCACGTCGGATTCGAGCAGCGCCGCATCGACATTCGGCGACTGCTGGCGGATGCGGTCGCTTTCGATGCGATGCTGCGCATCCCACTCGGGCCGGGTGATGTTGTTGCCGTCGACGCGCGCAACCTTCTCGTCGCCGGAGCCTTGGTAGCGCTCCACGCCAAAAAGGACGAACGAGGGAATGATCAGCAAGAACAAGAAAATCAGGACGATCTTGTTGTACCTGCGGAAGAAATCAAACATGCTTGAACACTCTTTTGCGACGGATGTCGGGCGGCAATAAAAAAGGCGAACCAGTGTTCGCCTTTGCATCGGGTGGTGGTGGGTGCTGAGGGGCTCGAACCCCCGACCTACGCCTTGTAAGGGCGCCGCTCTACCAGCTGAGCTAAGCACCCCACCGGGAATACTCTCCGAGTCTACGTCTTAGTTCAGTGCGTCTTTCAACGCCTTGCCCGGACGGAACTTCGGAATCTTGGCGGCCTTGATTTTAATCGCGTCGCCGGTGCGTGGATTGCGGCCGGTGCGGGCGGCGCGTTTACCGACTGCGAAAGTGCCGAAACCGACGAGCGACACCGAGCCGCCTTTTTTGAGCGTGGTGCGAATGGCGCCGATGGTGGATTCAAGCGCGCGGGTAGCGGCTGCCTTGGAAATATCGGCGTTTTTTGCGATGTGCTCAATCAGTTCGGTCTTGTTCACAAGGGCCCCTTGTCGAAGAAATAAAGTTTGTCGGCTTTCGTCAGCTGCGAGCTGGCCGCGAAACGACGCGACGCACGAAGCCTGGCAGGACTGACGCCTCGGCAGCGCGCTGCCAGCGAGGATTACAACCACTGGTCTGCAGGGTGTCAATACGACACGAGGCCATGCAGAACAGCGGAGCGCGCGATTTTAGGGGCGTTTCGTGAAGTCGAATTTCAAAGGGCGTCGGCAATGGCCTTGCCGAGGTCGCTGGTGCTCGCGTTACCCCCGATGTCGGGGGTTCGCGGTGCTCCGCTTTGGGGCGCAAGCACCTTTTCGATGGTGGAGAGAACCGCGTCATGCGCCTTCTTGTGGCCCAGGAACTCGAGCATCATCGCGCCGCACCAGATCTGTCCGATGGGATTGGCGATACCCTTGCCGGCGATGTCGGGTGCCGAGCCGTGCACGGGCTCGAACAGCGACGGCGTGGTGCGCTCGGGGTTGAGGTTGGCGCTGGGCGCAATGCCGATGGTGCCGGTGCACGCCGGGCCCAGGTCGGACAGGATGTCGCCGAACAGGTTGCTCGCCACCACCACGTCGAAGAAATCGGGCCGCTGCACGAAGTGCGCGGTGAGGATGTCGATGTGGAACTTGTCCAGCTTCACGCCCGGGTAGTTCTTCGCCATCTCGGCCACGCGCTCATCCCAATACGGCATGGTGATCGAGATGCCGTTCGACTTGGTGGCACTGGTCAGGTGCTTCTTGGGGCGCGACTGTGCAAGCTCGAAAGCGAACTTGAGCACGCGGTCGACGCCCACGCGCGACATGACCGTCTCTTGCACCACGATCTCGCGCGGCGTGCCTTCATACATGCGCCCGCCAATGCTCGAATATTCGCCTTCGGTGTTTTCGCGCACGATGTACATGTCGATCTCGCCGGGCTCGCGCGGCGTGCCGTCGCGCCGCACCACGGGGGCCGTGATGCCGGGCATCAGCCGCGCGGGACGCAGGTTGATGTACTGGTCGAACTCGCGGCGGAACAGGAGCAGCGAGCCCCAGAGCGACACGTGGTCGGCAATTTTCTCGGGCCAGCCGACCGCGCCGAAGTAGATTGCGTCGTGCCCGCCGATCTGGTCCTTCCAGTTGTCGGGCAGCATCTTGCCGTGCTTCTCGCAGTAGTCCCAGCTCGAAAAGTCGAAGTGGTCGAACTTCAGGTCGATGCCGAACTTGCGTGCCG
Protein-coding regions in this window:
- a CDS encoding H-NS family nucleoid-associated regulatory protein, encoding MASTLADINSQIKKYDEQIAQLRKQAEDLRNEERAGVIDDVRRKIAEYGLTASDLKLSARGASVKRSAGVPAAKAAAKYRGPTGETWSGGRGRKPRWVTEALAAGKSLTEFEIK
- a CDS encoding protein-L-isoaspartate(D-aspartate) O-methyltransferase; this encodes MATQRPGFPVRLTPTASAATRGRLPAVPAKPMVPTTPSMASDAVRARMVQKLAAQGITDPRVLRALGAVERHRFVDSALVNQAYEDTSLPIGLGQTISKPSVVARMIELLLGAPALAGKPQERLGRVLEIGTGCGYQAAVLNHVATEVYSIERLRGLHERARANLRHFRLATVHLMLGDGMVGYAKGAPYAGIIAAAGGEAVPEAWTEQLAVGGRIVAPTQSAGGGQALVVIDKTARGLERRILEAVHFVPLKSGIA
- a CDS encoding peptidoglycan DD-metalloendopeptidase family protein, producing the protein MQGFGNRSWCAGITLAVVLVIAGCAAPRGPAPVEDRGTMTRAPGAAPGGPLITTDASGKPLPGIENYGKPGYYTVRPGDTIRRIGNETGQSWQNIVRWNNLENPDLIEVGQVLRVIPPVGPASGATSLATAPAPAEGVVTKPVVPPSAVVPTAPASAATGKPPVTASPSAPASNSGDEDLGWIWPAHGTLIAGFDDAKNKGFDIGGKAGDAVLAAADGRVVYAGAGLRGYGNLIILKHNNTYLTAYAHNQTLLVKEDQSVQKGQKIAEMGNSDADRVKLHFEIRRQGKPVDPARYLPSR
- a CDS encoding GlsB/YeaQ/YmgE family stress response membrane protein; this translates as MSIVWTILIGFIVGLVARAVKPGDDSAGFIVTTLIGVAGSLIVTYVGQALGWYTAGQGAGFIASVLGAIVLLVLYGLIKRKS
- the surE gene encoding 5'/3'-nucleotidase SurE is translated as MKILISNDDGFQAPGIVALHDALKDIADVEVVAPEHNNSAKSNALTLAAPLYVHKAHNGFRYVTGTPADCVHIALKGLLDYRPDLVVSGINNGANMGDDTIYSGTVGAAMEAYLFGIPAIAFSQIEKGWAHVDAAAQVARRLVQQIERERMLDGGAFLLNVNVPNRPFDELKPMTVCRLGRRHAAEKVITQESPRGETMYWIAGAGGAKDSGEGTDFHATAAGHIALTPLQIDLTDHANLGQWRETVARLGN
- a CDS encoding histidine phosphatase family protein — translated: MGTLYLVRHGQASFGAADYDNLSELGRRQSVRLGEYWRERGMHFDAVITGTLKRHRQTWEGIAEGLGLQRDDVLPWPGLNEYDSEALIATIHEGKLEKPDSPEMYRHHFRLLRDGLGAWMQGKTEPAGMPSYVDFLAGVTTALDHVRDRHHGAKVLVVSSGGPISTAVGHVLGTSPETTIELNLRIRNTSVTEFAFTPKRHMLVTYNTLPHLDGPAYEGWVTYA
- a CDS encoding NADPH:quinone oxidoreductase family protein; this encodes MHAWLCENPTGVDALTWKELPTPVPGPGQVLIEIRAASLNFPDLLIVQNKYQIKPPLPFVPGSEYAGVVQAVGEGVTHLKVGQNVACLSGTGGFATHTLAPAALCMPLPEGFGHVDAAAFIMIYATSWHALMDRAQLKAGETVLVLGAAGGVGTAAIQIAKAAGAKVIAAASTDEKCELCRSIGADATINYTTHALPGGFRDAIKAATDGKGPDVIYDPVGGDFAEPAFRSIAWRGRYLVVGFASGPIPSLPLNLTLLKGASLVGVFWGDFAKREPKANAQMMAELAHWYGQGKIKPVIDSTVPMAQLKAAYAHMGSRGVKGKLVMVN
- a CDS encoding tartrate dehydrogenase, which translates into the protein MTTHRIAVIAGDGIGKETMPEGLRVMDAAARKFGIDLKFDHFDFSSWDYCEKHGKMLPDNWKDQIGGHDAIYFGAVGWPEKIADHVSLWGSLLLFRREFDQYINLRPARLMPGITAPVVRRDGTPREPGEIDMYIVRENTEGEYSSIGGRMYEGTPREIVVQETVMSRVGVDRVLKFAFELAQSRPKKHLTSATKSNGISITMPYWDERVAEMAKNYPGVKLDKFHIDILTAHFVQRPDFFDVVVASNLFGDILSDLGPACTGTIGIAPSANLNPERTTPSLFEPVHGSAPDIAGKGIANPIGQIWCGAMMLEFLGHKKAHDAVLSTIEKVLAPQSGAPRTPDIGGNASTSDLGKAIADAL
- a CDS encoding HU family DNA-binding protein; the encoded protein is MNKTELIEHIAKNADISKAAATRALESTIGAIRTTLKKGGSVSLVGFGTFAVGKRAARTGRNPRTGDAIKIKAAKIPKFRPGKALKDALN
- a CDS encoding peptidyl-prolyl cis-trans isomerase yields the protein MFDFFRRYNKIVLIFLFLLIIPSFVLFGVERYQGSGDEKVARVDGNNITRPEWDAQHRIESDRIRQQSPNVDAALLESDVMRYGTLERMVRDRVLAAAAAKSNVTVSEERLTRLFAQDAGLAAFRTPDGKFDRETFQRVTGRTPEQYEAAMRADLATQQVLLGISGTAFTPPALAAATINAFYDRREIQVARFTPESFASKVTVSDADVEAYYKAHTAQFQSPEQASIEYLVLDIEAAKKNVSVNEADLKTYYEQNTARFGTKEERRASHILITAPASASAADRAKAKAKAEQLLAEVKKAPATFADVARKNSQDPGSAEKGGDLDFVTRGAMVKPFEDAMFALKKGDISDVIETEFGYHIIRLADIKPAVVPPFEQVRATIENEVRAQQATQEFAKAAEAFTDAVYQQPDSLKPAAEKLKLTIQTASNVARTPAPGVAGVLANRNFLSALFAADSLERKQNTEAIEVGSNQLAAGRVTQYTPARPMPLAEVKDKIRAQLVTERAAVMAKAEGEAKLAAWTAKADGATFGAPVTVSRREAQNQPISVIDAALRADAAKLPALVGVDLGTQGYAVVRVTKVVPRTPSAPEQAQQENAQVGQSVTAAEELAYYNLLKERFKAEILVPKPADTLPAAAR
- a CDS encoding YbhB/YbcL family Raf kinase inhibitor-like protein gives rise to the protein MLEKLPEVIGHALHGMRAGLDKIIFNALGMRRGMASIVLTSVAFVDHAPLPPRYTADGEGVSPPLQWDNLPAETTSLVLVVEDADSPTPNPLVHAIVVGLRPSEGKLDEAAIPSRDNEGAAGLHVGRNSGLQAAWLPPDPPPGHGTHRYAFQLFALGGAPLFSAAPGRDEIFNALREHALASGLLIGTFERPDGSIKIKEAAPAGPLATG